The DNA segment ATGTCAACCTTTACCCTGGGAACGAACAAGCAATTCATGAAGCATCACAATCTTTGCCTAACCATGAGATATTCTATTTAAACCCTGATAACAACCAAGCAATTCATGAAGCATCACAATCTTTGCATAACCATGAGAAATTCTATTTGAACTAAAGGTATCCTAGTAGGTCTTCAATAACATTAATGTCAAACATGAATCTCCCAACTgattaaaaaatgcatcaaaacTCTACAGgtaaaatttacaaataaattaattaaaactcaACATCCATGTGATGACATCTTCAACCGAAAGGACCACAACAAAATGGAACATACTTCATTTCCAACAACCCCACATTGATTGGCATTGTTGCAAATACTATGTATCCCGGCCCCTTTTCCTGCCACGGCTGTGGCTTCTCCTCGACCTGGAAACTGATTCCTGCAACAAAATCAACATGTTCTTTAATAGGAAAACATATGGCAATTTAAGAAGCAGCATGAACAAACTAAAAGTAAATGCACACTGTAGTCAATTTTAActtataatttgattataaaatcTAAACTTCATAATTATGGAGCACAACATTGATGTCATTTATGAAGAAGAATCAAACCTCGTCCGCATTATCTTCATCTGCCAAACAGTTGCGGCGGTCATGACCGAACCCAAAGCACCTTCTGCAACGTCTCCCATTCTTCACATGAGTGCTGCCTCGAGGAGCACCCTTTGACCTTATGATATGAGGATTTCCAATGTCAATGTCATTTCCAGCAGGATGTGCCTGTCCACCCTTGTTGCCTATGTAGCACATGGACTCTAACTCGTTAGACGTCTTCGCGACTACATTGACCACTTTTTTGTAGGTTTCTGAACCCTGAGCTCCCAGGAAGCACATCTTCGAACAAGCAGCCCACAACGCACCGTACCTAACGTGGATTGCCCGGTCCGGATCTGACTGGACCTCTATTGTGCTAATTCTATCGGATTTGGCATCTTTACACCACCTCTTGAGAACCAATCGATCAGGCAACTCTTCTACGTCCAGCTCTTTCAGAACACAGAATATGTGACCACAAGGAATACCTACAGTATTCCACAACTTGCATGAACACTCGAACTTGTCAGAACCCCTATCATACAGCACCGCATGAACACGATGTGGCTTTCTAAACTTCCTTAGCATAAACTTCTCAGTGCTACCAAACCTATCCTTGTGTAGTACAATCATCCCACCAACACTCTCGATTTGTTTCTTTACCTCGAAGAATATTTCCCTTGTGTACAACTTACTAGCCGACCGCTCAAGAGACTCCAATCCGGTTGTCAGCACAGGATCAGTATACAATGACTTGTAATCCGCAATGAACTCGTTGTTGCGGTAATCTTTCACAACACGATCGAGGTTCTCTACCAGCTCAAGCAGGCAATTTCcagattttataaatttctttAATGATGAGTTGATGCCCTCACATCTGGATGTTGTTCGCAAGCCTGCACAAAATTTGTCACACAAGTAAGCATGCGCCCACTGCTCCTTTTTCTCGTATGTGCTTGCAATCCAATCATTATCCTCCAACCCAAAGCTACGGACCACTTCTGCCCAGTAATCTTCAAATTCCTTAACATCAAAATGGCCATACACAGCTGTCTTGAACGCAGCACAGAAATcactatcttttattttttgaagtGCATTCCGAGCAAGGTGCCAGCTACAGAGTCGATGGGTCGCGTTAGGGAACTCACTCCGAATCGCCTCCTTCATAGACTTGTCACCATCCGTGACAACAACTTTTGGCTCCTTACTCTGCATAACCTCCAAAAAACAGCCCAACAACCATTTATATGATGGAATCTTTTCATCCTCTAGCAAACCAAATCCAAACATAATAGTCTGCCTATGGTGGTTAGTACCAGAAAAAATAACCAGAGGCCTATTGTATAGATTCTTCTTGTAAGTGGAGTCAAATGCCAACACATCTCCGAAGCACTCATAATCATATTGCATGTGGCCGTCTGACCAAAAAAGATTACCTAGATGCTTCTCAGCGCAGTAAGAATATTTTACAACTGCTAACGGATCCATCTCAGTCTTACCCTTTAGATAATTAATTGCTGCCGCAGCGTCCCCTTCAACAATGCGGGATTGCCGAACATCATCCATATAGTTATACAAATCCTTCCTGATAAAGTTGACATTCCGATATCCACCACACAAGTGAGCAAAGAACCCCATGATTTGAGTTGTCTGGAATCCAGCCTCATGCATGCTATGTATGTGAGCTTTGTCTCCATCAGTCAACTTCCGATGCGGCGCCATTACGTTGGTGAAATCCGGTGGGGCCAAATCGTGATTATGATCTACAATAAACGTTTTCATCCTCCACTTTCTAGAACTCATGTCCAAGTATACAACATACTTGGCATAACAATTGGTTCTTGTCTCTGCTTTATGAGCCCTCTTCCTATCGACCCTCTCATAGTGCTTCTTCTCACGCAAACCTTGTCGATTGCAATAAAAAGAACTTCCGCACGATATTCCCTTCCTCATTTTTCACAGAATCACCCTTTCGTACAGCGAATCCAGTTGCCTTCGCAAAAGCCACATATGCTTTGTACGCCTCTTCCACACTATTATACTCAGCTGATTCCAATGCGGCGGCAGTTAAAACCGCTGATCCCAATTCTTCGTCACCATATTCTGTGTCAGCCGCAACGTGTATTCCAGTTGGTACTGGCATGGAACCCTCATCACCAGCCACTGAACCATCTTCTCTATCCCCCGCTGCCGATTGAACTTCCTCTGTCTCTGGTGACCGTGTAGCACTTCCTTCATCATCATCTGTTGAGTCCGTGCTCCATCCATCAGTCCATTGGACGGAGAAATCAGAACTTCCTTCTCCATGGCTTTCCATCTCAAATTGGCAGCACTATGTAAAGAAATTCTCATTCTCAAAAAGGCTAACTATTAATACCAAAGACCAAGGACAAGATATCTGATTAGCAGAACGGCTAACAAGATAGATCGATAGcggaattaaattaaatactacaattaaattaaacacAATCAACAAGACAAAAACAACATGCAGGATATTTGCTATGAAAGAACATGATAACATGGTGCGgtgaattaaattaataactggCAACACCATAAAAGCACTATGCACCATCATGGCTAACAAGGAAGATGATAAATTCCTCCATtgaattaaactaattaatttaaattaaccaTAATGGCTAAGAATAAAGGTGAACTTATTTGCTACAATAAACTAATTACAATCCACACCACAAAAAAAGTATGCAGGTCACGAAGTTAGTGCAAATGCTCTCCACACTGAGCAATTCTTCTTGGGATTTAACTGGGCATTTAAGTCGGCAACATGCAGATTCATCGTCAATCATACAAGAGACGAATGTGatataaagaataaaacaaatcaAAAGTTACACTTACCTCAGATCAAAGGCGGCTTCGGCGTCGATAGCCACCCACACGACGGCGAATGTCGCGGACCTGGAATGACGCAGTAGTGGCTGAATCTGCTACTGTACCAAATGCGCTCGAACCACAAGATGATCAACAACTAGAATCCTCCCCCGAAACAACCGGGGGCTGACTCATGAAACCACCGGTTAATAACTCACCGCCAACAATGGTCCAAGTTGACCGTAACATGAACTCTGGGTGATGGTCGTCGTCCACAGCAAAGCTTTCAAACTCAAGCGTGGAGAGCTTTTTGGTCATTTAGGTTTTTTTGGGTAGCTTTTTGAAATTCCTAATTGGCCCTTCCCCTAAATCTAATTAACTCTCAAGATAATATTCCTAATTTACCATCTAAATTTTTTACCTTGTATAATTACCTAAGTTACTATGGTCAGCAAAGTCAAACAAACCTTTGGGTTTCTACTTACTAAGCCACATGCCAGCATTTATTTGGTTTGGCCCATTTAGTCACCTTagccacaaaaaaaatataaaccaCCAGAGTCTGCacctaattatatttatatatttgatttaaaaaaaataacggtataacatttttaaattaatattttaaaattttaaatgcatCATACGTACAAAATTAATTCAGAATTTGATACATTAAAATAATGTTCTGGATANNNNNNNNNNNNNNNNNNNNNNNNNNNNNNNNNNNNNNNNNNNNNNNNNNNNNNNNNNNNNNNNNNNNNNNNNNNNNNNNNNNNNNNNNNNNNNNNNNNNNNNNNNNNNNNNNNNNNNNNNNNNNNNNNNNNNNNNNNNNNNNNNNNNNNNNNNNNNNNNNNNNNNNNNNNNNNNNNNNNNNNNNNNNNNNNNNNNNNNNNNNNNNNNNNNNNNNNNNNNNNNNNNNNNNNNNNNNNNNNNNNNNNNNNNNNNNNNNNNNNNNNNNNNNNNNNNNNNNNNNNNNNNNNNNNNNNNNNNNNNNNNNNNNNNNNNNNNNNNNNNNNNNNNNNNNNNNNNNNNNNNNNNNNNNNNNNNNNNNNNNNNNNNNNNNNNNNNNNNNNNNNNNNNNNNNNNNNNNNNNNNNNNNNNNNNNNNNNNNNNNNNNNNNNNNNNNNNNNNNNNNNNNNN comes from the Arachis duranensis cultivar V14167 chromosome 7, aradu.V14167.gnm2.J7QH, whole genome shotgun sequence genome and includes:
- the LOC107457983 gene encoding protein FAR1-RELATED SEQUENCE 5-like — protein: MAPHRKLTDGDKAHIHSMHEAGFQTTQIMGFFAHLCGGYRNVNFIRKDLYNYMDDVRQSRIVEGDAAAAINYLKGKTEMDPLAVVKYSYCAEKHLGNLFWSDGHMQYDYECFGDVLAFDSTYKKNLYNRPLVIFSGTNHHRQTIMFGFGLLEDEKIPSYKWLLGCFLEVMQSKEPKVVVTDGDKSMKEAIRSEFPNATHRLCSWHLARNALQKIKDSDFCAAFKTAVYGHFDVKEFEDYWAEVVRSFGLEDNDWIASTYEKKEQWAHAYLCDKFCAGLRTTSRCEGINSSLKKFIKSGNCLLELVENLDRVVKDYRNNEFIADYKSLYTDPVLTTGLESLERSASKLYTREIFFEVKKQIESVGGMIVLHKDRFGSTEKFMLRKFRKPHRVHAVLYDRGSDKFECSCKLWNTVGIPCGHIFCVLKELDVEELPDRLVLKRWCKDAKSDRISTIEVQSDPDRAIHVRYGALWAACSKMCFLGAQGSETYKKVVNVVAKTSNELESMCYIGNKGGQAHPAGNDIDIGNPHIIRSKGAPRGSTHVKNGRRCRRNQFPGRGEATAVAGKGAGIHSICNNANQCGVVGNEVKVIMFTAHLERHLVLFDRDFAEFFA